The following proteins are encoded in a genomic region of Neovison vison isolate M4711 chromosome 12, ASM_NN_V1, whole genome shotgun sequence:
- the LOC122891168 gene encoding olfactory receptor 6C3-like encodes MNHTVITEFVLLGLSDDPDLQIVIFLFLFITYILSVTGNLTIITLTLVDPHLQTPMYFFLRNFSFLEISFTTLCIPRFLGAIITRDKTISYNNCIAQLFFLIFMGVTEFYILTAMSYDRYVAICKPLHYPTIMSRKLCTVLVLCAWLGGFLTIFPPLMLLLQLDYCASNVINHFVCDYFPILQLSCSDTWLLEVIGFYFALVALLFTLALVILSYMYIIRTILSFPSASQRKKAFSTCSSHMIVISISYGSCIFMYANPSAKEKASLTKGVAILNTSVAPMLNPFIYTLRNQQVKQAFRDVVHKVIFSSSK; translated from the coding sequence atgaaCCACACAGTGATCACAGAGTTTGTCCTGCTAGGCCTTTCTGATGATCCTGACCTTCagattgtgatttttctcttcttatttatCACATACATATTAAGTGTCACTGGAAACCTGACTATCATCACCCTAACCTTGGTGGACCCTCATCTGCAGACaccaatgtatttcttcctccGAAACTTCTCTTTCTTAGAAATCTCATTTACAACTCTGTGTATTCCTAGATTTCTGGGAGCAATTATCACCAGGGATAAAACTATTTCCTATAACAACTGTATAGCCCaactctttttccttattttcatggGGGTGACAGAATTTTACATTCTAACTGCCATGTCTTATGACCGCTATGTTGCCATCTGCAAGCCCCTTCATTACCCCACCATCATGAGCAGGAAACTCTGCACAGTGCTTGTGCTCTGTGCGTGGCTGGGCGGGTTCCTGACCATTTTCCCACCCCTCATGCTTCTGCTCCAGCTGGATTACTGCGCTTCCAATGTCATCAATCACTTTGTCTGTGACTATTTTCCCATTCTACAACTATCCTGTTCAGATACGTGGCTCCTAGAAGTGATTGGTTTTTACTTTGCTTTGGTTGCTCTGCTATTCACTTTGGCACTGGTGATTTTATCTTATATGTATATTATCAGAACGATTTTGAGTTTCCCATCTGCCAGTCAGAGAAAAAAGGCTTTCTCCACATGCTCCTCTCATATGATTGTCATTTCCATTTCTTATGGAAGCTGTATATTTATGTATGCTAATCCCTCTGCAAAAGAAAAGGCATCATTGACAAAAGGAGTAGCTATTCTCAACACCTCTGTTGCCCCCATGCTAAACCCCTTCATTTACACTCTGAGAAACCAGCAAGTAAAACAAGCCTTcagagatgtggtccataaagtaatattttcttcaagtaaatga